The Halostagnicola larsenii XH-48 region GACCGACGCGAGGCACGCCTGGAAGGTGAGACTGCATGAGCAACCATCAGAAACGACTCTCGGTACCGAAATCCTGGCCCGTCGAGCGCAAGACCGAGACGTTCACCGTCAAGGCCGGCGCCGGCCCGCACGGTGAAGCAGGCGTTCCGCTCGTCGTTCTCCTGCGGGACGTTCTCGGCTACGTCGACTCCAAGAAAGAAGCGCGCTACGCGCTCTCGGAGGACTCGATCCTCGTCAACGGCGACGCGATCAACGACGAACAGCGCCCAATTGGGATGTTCGACATCATCGCGTTCCCCGACCTCGAGGAATACTACCGAATCTTCCCCGACGAGGGCGGTCGACTCGCGCTGACCCCGATCGACGCCGACGCGGCCGATAGCCGCCTCGGAAAAATCGACGGCAAGCAGCAAGTCGCCGGTGGCGACACCCAGTTGACGCTTCACGACGGGACGAACATCATCGTCGACGACGAGTACAGCGCGAAGGACTCGGTCGTCATCGACAACGACGACAAATCGATCGTCGCTCACTTCCCCTACGAAGAGGGCGAACTCGTGACGGCCGTTCGCGGCAATCACGCCGGCAAGATCGGAACGATCGAGAACATCGAAGTCACGAAAGGAAGCGGCTCCAACATCGTGACCGTCGAGACCGACGACGAACTGTTCGAGACCGTCGAAGAGTACGTCTTCGTCATCGACGAGAAATTTGCAGGTGATGACGAATGAGCGAAGCGAGCGAGGCTGAGTTCCACGAGATGCGCGAACCGCGCGTCGAAAAAGTCGTCGTCCACATGGGCGTCGGCCGCGGTGGCCGCGACCTCGGGAAAGCCGAAGACATCATCGAGGAGGTCACCGGACAACAGAGCGTTCGAACCCAGGCCAAACGGACCGAACCGGAGTTCGGCATCCGCGAGGGCGAACCGATCGGCACGAAGGTCACCCTTCGTGACGACGACGCAGCTGAATTCCTCGAGACGGCTCTGACTCTCGCCGACCTCTCGGCGAACCAGTTCGACGATACGGGGAACTTCAGCTTCGGTGTCGAAGAACACACCGACTTCCCGAGCCAGGAATACGATCCGAGCATCGGTATTTACGGGCTGGACGTGACCGTCAACCTGGTCCGACCGGGATACCGCGTCTCGAAACGTGACAAAGCGACCCAGCAGATTCCATCGCGACACCGACTGACCCCCGAGGATGCGATCGCGTACCTCGAGTCCAGTTTCGACGTCGACGTGGAGGAGTCCACAGATGAGTGAAAGTGAAAACGAACGAACGGGCGAACACGCCGAAAAGCGTACGGGCCAGATGGAGGCCTGCCAGCGCTGCGGCCGAAAGCAGGGACTCGTCGGCAAGTACGACATCAACCTGTGTCGGCAGTGTTTCCGCGAAATCGCCCGCGACATGGGATTCAAGAAGTACAGATGACAGGGAATAACCCCCTCAGCAACGCGCTTTCGGGGCTCGACAACGCAGAAGACGTCGGGCACCTGAGTCACGAGGTACAGCCCGCCTCGAACGAAATCGGCAGCGTACTCGAGGTCTTTTATGACCGCGGGTACATCGACGGATTCGATCTCGTCGATGACGGAAAAGCCGGAACGTTCGAAGTCGAACTGAAAGGAGCGATCAACGAATGTGGGCCCGTCAAACCCCGCTACGCCGTCGGTGCCGATGAATTCGAGAAATGGGAGAAGCGATTCCTCCCGGCTCGAGACTTCGGGACGCTCGTCGTCACGACGAGCAGTGGCATTATGAGCCACTACGAGGCACGCGAGAAGGGGATTGGAGGGCAGGTGATCGCATACGTCTACTAACAATGCGAGTTGAACTGGAAATTCCCGACGAAGTAACCGCCGAGGTCGATCATCTCGACGTGACGGTCGAGGGTCCGGAAGGCACCATCACGCGGCGTCTCTGGTATCCCGACGTTACCGTCGAAGTCGAAGACGACACCGTGGTCATCGAAAGTGAAAACGAGGACGCGAAAACGAACGCGACCGTTGGCACCTTCGAAAGCCACATCGAGAACGCCTTCCACGGCGTGACCGCGGGCTGGGAGTACAAGATGGAAGTCTTCTACTCTCACTTCCCGATGCAGGTCCGCGCGGAAGGCAGCGAGGTCGTCATCGAGAACTTCCTTGGCGAAAAGGCAGAGCGACGAACGACTATCCACGGTGACACCGACGTCTCCGTCGACGGTGAGGAACTCACCCTCGTCGGTCCCAACAAAGAGGACGTTGGACAGACCGCAGCAGATATCGAACAGCTGACGAAGGTCAAAGGAAAGGACACCCGCGTCTTCCAGGACGGGGTCTACATCACCGAAAAGCCGGCAGCCGGAGGTGCCTGATAAATGGCAGAAGACGAACAAGAAGCCGATACTGACGAACAGGCTCCCTCGGAACCGAACGGTGACGAGCCGGAGGATCTCGAGAGTATCAGCGGCGTCGGTTCGAGCAAGGCCGACGCGCTTCGCGACGCCGGATTCGAATCCGTTCAGGACGTCAAAGAGGCGTCCCAGGACGATCTCGCCGAGATCGACGGCATCGGCAACGCGCTCGCCGCCCGTATCAAAGCGGACGTCGGCGATCTCGAGGTTACCGAGGAAACCGAAGCAGAGATCGAAGACGAAGACGCCGAGGAAGACGTCGACGAAGACGTCGAGACGGAACTGCAACCGCGCGGTCTCGTCGAGAAGACGCCGGACCTCTCCGAGAACGAACAGCGGCTTCTGAGCCAGCGCAGCGGCGAAGGTAAACCGCAGTTCAACCGGCAGGACTACCACATGAAAAAGCGGACCCCCGAATCCTGGCGGCGGCCACGCGGCCAGCTCTCGAAGCAGCGCAAGGGTATCAAAGGGAAAGGTCCGAAAGTGCAGGCAGGATATCGCACGCCGAAGGCCGTTCGAGGCAAACACCCGAGCGGCTTCGAGGAGGTCTACGTCGAGAACGCAGACGACCTCGAGGGTGTCGACGGCGATACGCAGGCGGTTCGAATCGCCTCCTCGGTCGGCGCTCGCAAACGCGAGCGGATCGAGGAACTCGCCGAAGACGATGGCGTTCGCGTGCTGAACCCAACCTACGTGGAAGTCGAAGTGGAGGACGAACAATGACTGATCTTTCCGCACAGAAACGACTTGCATCCGACGTTCTCGACGTCGGCAAGAACCGCATCTGGCTCGATCCCGACGCCCAGTCCGATATCGCCGAGGCGATCACGCGCGAGGAAATCCGCGACCTCGTCGATCAGGGCATTATTCAGGCCGAGGACGCCAGCGGGAACTCCCGTGGGCGAGCGCGCGAGCGTAACAAAAAACGCGCATACGGCCACCAGAACGGCCCGGGCAAGCGCCGCGGCAAGAAAGGTGCACGCCAGAACGAGAAAGAACAGTGGACGAAACAGATTCGCGCACAGCGCCGAAAGCTCCGTGAACTCCGCGATAAAGGCGAACTGACGCCGACGCAGTACCGCCAGCTCTACAAGAAAGCAGGCGGTGGCGAGTTCCGAAGCGTTCGGTACCTGTTGAACTACATCGACGACAACTACGGTGACCAATAATGGCGACAGGACCACGATACAAAGTTCCGATGCGTCGTCGCCGCGAGGTCCGGACGGACTACCACCAGAGGTTGCGCCTGCTGAAATCGGGCAAGCCCCGCCTCGTTGCTCGCAAGAGCAACAAGCACACTACGGCGCAGCTGATCTCCCCCGGCCCGCAAGGCGACGAAACGGTCGCGAGCGCACACTCGAGTGATTTAGCGGAGTACGGCTGGGAAGCACCCACAGGAAACATTCCGGCGGCGTATCTGACCGGCCTGCTGGCCGGCAAACGGGCCGTCGAATCAGATATCGAGGAGGCGGTTCTCGATATCGGTCTAAATACGGCAACGCCCGGAAACAAGGCGTTCGCCGTTCAGGAGGGTGCAATCGACGCCGGTCTCGAGATTCCTCACAACGATAGTGTGCTCGCAGACTGGGAGCGAACTCGCGGCGAGCACATCGCCGAGTACGCTGAGAGCCTGGACGAACCGCTCTACAGCGGCGAGTTCGATGCGACCGAACTACCCGAACACTTCGATGACGTACGAGAGGCGATCCTAGAATGAGTGGAAACGACTACAACGACGGCTGGCAGCCGGTCACCCGTCTCGGCCGCAAGGTCCAGGAGGGCGAAATCGAGACGATGGAAGACGCCCTCAACACGGGACTTCCGCTAAAGGAACCCGAAATCGTCGATCAGCTCCTCCCCGGACTGGACGACGAGGTACTGGACATCAACATGGTCCAGCGGATGACCGACTCCGGACGCCGGGTGAAGTTCCGCTGTGTCTGTGTCGTCGGCAACCGCGACGGTTTCATCGGCTACGCCGAGGGACGAGACGATCAGGTCGGCTCTGCCATCCAGAAAGCGATCGGTATTGCAAAGCTCAACATGATCAAGGTCCCGCGCGGTTCGGGATCCTGGGAGGACCGTTCGGACCGACCACACTCGCTGACTCACCAGACGACCGGCAAAGCTGGTTCCGTCGAGGTCGAGCTCATCCCCGCGCCGGAAGGCCTGGGACTTGCGGCGAGTGATACGGTCAACGCCGTCCTCGAGCTTGCGGGAATCGAAAACGCCTGGACGAAAAGCCACGGCAACACCCGAACGACGGTGAACCTCGCGAAAGCAACCTACAACGCGCTCGAGAACGCCTCGCAAGCGCGCCAACCCGAGGTGATCGACGGATGAAAGCCGTCGTGCAGATTCGTGGCGAAGTAAACCGGAATACCGATGTCGACGATACGCTCTCGATGCTCAACATCCACAGCGTCAATCACGCGACGCTGATTCCGGATACCGACGCCTACCGTGGGATGATCACGAAGGTCAACGACTTCGTCGCCCACGGTGAGCCGGATCAGGACGTCCTCGAAACGCTACTCGAGAAGCGAGCGGAGCCCCTCGAGGGCCGACAGTCCGACGTCGACGAGGAGTGGCTCGAGGCGAACACGGAGTACAGCGAGTTCAGCGAGCTGGCCGAGGCGTTGCTGGCAGAAGAGACGACGCTTCGCGACGAAGGTCTCTCGCCGACGCTTCGACTGCACCCACCGCGGGGCGGTCACGACGGCGTCAAACACGCCGCCGTCGAAGGTGGCCAACTCGGAAAACATACAACCCCGGAGATTAACGACCTCCTAGAATCGATGCGATAACCATGACGAGTAAAAAACGACGCCAACGTGGCTCGCGAACGCACAGTGGTGGCTCCCACAAGAATCGTCGCGGAGCCGGTCACCGTGGCGGACGCGGCCGCGCCGGGCGCTCAAAACACGAGTTCCACAACTACGAACCGAAGCACAAACACGGCTTCAAACGACCGCAGGGGATCCGCGAGGACGTCGTCGAAGTCGACGTTCAGAAGCTCGACGAAGATGTCGCGCTCTACGTCGCCGACGACCTCGCCGAAGAGTCGGGCGACGGCTACGAGATCGACGCCCGTGACGTCGTCGAAGACGGTCACGAGGCCGACGTCGTAAAGGTCCTCGGCACCGGACAGGTCCGAAACACGCTCACGATCACGGCCGATGCCTTTACTGAGGCCGCCCGTGAAAAACTCGAAGACGCTGGTGGAGAGCCAGTTCTCACCGAGCGTGCGGTTGCGAAAGCTGAAGCCGACGCCGACGAATCCGACGAGGAATAACATATGGGATGGAAGGAAGCCGCCGAACCGGTTTTGACGCGGATGCCGACAGTACGCCGCCCGGAGGGACACGTTCCCTTCAAGCGAAAGCTCGCGTGGACGGCAGGCATCCTCGTGTTGTATTTTTTCTTGACAAACATCGACTTGCTCGGCGCTGCGAGCGGACAGGACATCTACGGTCAGTTCCGTTCGGTCATCGCCGGGTCGCAGGGCTCGTTGCTACAGGTCGGTATTGGCCCAATCGTCACGGCTAGCATCGTCATGCAGTTGCTCGGCGGTGCAAATCTGCTCGGCCTGGATACGGACGACCCGCGGGATCAGGTCCTCTATCAGGGACTGCAGAAGGTGCTCGTCATCGCGATGACCGCGCTGACGGCGCTCCCGATGGTGTTTGCCGGCGGCATCCTCCCAGCCCAGCAGTCGCTTCAGCTTGGCGGCTTTGCGTTCTCATCGACGGAAATCAAACTGCTGATGTTCGCGCAGATTTTCGTCGGCGGGATACTCATCCTCTACATGGACGAGGTCGTCAGCAAATGGGGGATCGGAAGCGGTATCGGTCTCTTCATCATCGCTGGCGTCAGCCAGCGGCTGGTCACCGGATTCGTCCAGCCCGCAGCGGGCGGGTTCTTCTTCGACTGGTATCGCATCATCACCGGCGACATCGCCGTCGGTTCGGTCTTCAGTAGCGACGGACTGAACACGATATTACTCGGTCAGGGAGACCTCATTGCCCTGTTTACGACGCTCCTGATCTTTGGGATCGTCGTCTACGCCGAGTCGGTGCGCGTCGAGATTCCGCTGAGCCACGCTCGAGTGAAGGGTGCTCGCGGTCGCTTCCCGGTGAAGCTTATCTACGCGAGCGTCCTGCCAATGATCCTTGTTCGTGCGCTGCAGGCGAACCTGCAGTTCATCGGACAGATCATCGAAACGCAGGTCGGAATGCCGAGCGTACTCGGCGTCTACGGTAGTGGTGGCGAACCCGTCTCCGGGTTCTTCTACTACACCTCGCCGATCTACTCGCCACAGGACTGGATGTGGTGGACCGCGGGGGTCGATCAGGCCTGGTGGATGGTCATGATTCGGGTCAGTATCGACCTCGCGTTTATGGTCATCGGCGGTGCGATCTTCGCGATCTTCTGGGTCGAGACGACCGACATGGGCCCGGACGCAACGGCCCAACAGATCCAGAACTCGGGAATGCAGATTCCCGGATTCCGACAGAACGTCGGCGTCATCGAGAAGGTCATGGAGCGGTACATTCCGCAAGTGACCGTCATTGGTGGTGCGCTCGTCGGGTTGCTCGCCGTCTGGGCGAACATGCTCGGCACCATCGGTGGGGTCGACGGGACCGGTCTCCTGCTTGCGGTCTCTATCACCTACAAGCTATACGAGGAAATCGCCGAAGAGCAGATGATGGAGATGCACCCGATGATGCGCCAGATGTTCGGCGGCGGCGAATAAGCAGTCGGTCCGGTCATACTACGTTTTTTGAAGTACGTTCTACGTGGATTCTGTACTCCAGTAGTCACCGGTCTCGGCCGATTCACGTATCTGACCAGTCAGAACCAAGCTCACTGTCGAAACCGTCTGTAACGTCCGCAGCGAGGGAGCGACGGCTCCGGAGACAAAGAGGCCTACTCTTCTTCGAGCGCGTGCCAGGATAGCCGCGGATTCCGGGCTGCACTCGTCTGGTCGATTCGACGCGCGGTCGTTCGTTCGGGCGCGGACTCGAGAATCTCGGCTCCTTCCTCGGCCACGGCGTTGAACGCGGCGGCGAGCTGGTCGAGCGTTTCCTTGCTCTCGATTTCGGTGGGTTCGGTCATGAGCGCCTCCGGGACGATTTCGGGCCACTTGGTCGTCGGCGGGTGAACGCCGTAGTCGAGCATGCGCTTTGCGACATCGGCGGCGTCCTGCTCGCCGGCGCTGGCGACGAACTCGTGGTGGAACGGGCCGTAGGGAACGTCGTACTCGATCTGGCTCGCGAGATAATTCGCGTTGAGGACTGCCTTCGCACTCGAGTCTGTGAGTCCGTCGTCTCCTACCCTGGCGATGTAGGCGAACGCTTTCACGAGCACGAGCCAGTTGCCCTGGTAGCCGTGGACGTGACCGATCGAGTGTTCGGGGGCAAACAGTTCGTAGCCGCCGTCTGCGTTGCGAACTCGAGGTTCGGGGAGGAAGGGGGCGAGTTCGGAGACGACGCCGACCGGCCCGGCACCAGGCCCGCCGCCGCCGTGGGGGGTTGCGAACGTCTTGTGGACGTTGTAGTGCATCACGTCGAAACCCATATCGCCAGGGCGAGCGCGGCCCAAAAGCGCGTTCAAGTTCGCGCCGTCGTAGTAGAGCAAGCCGCCGGCGTCGTGGACCATCTCGGCGATGGTCTCGATATCGCGTTCGAACAGCCCGAGCGTGTTCGGGTTGGTCAACATGAGCGCCGCCGTGTTCTCCGACAATGCGGCCTCGAGCGCCTCGAGATCGACCCGTCCGCCCTCGTCGCTCGGCAGGGAGACCACGTCGTAGCCGCCGAGTGCGGCGGTCGCGAAGTTCGTCCCGTGAGCGCTCTCGGGGATGATCACTTCGTCGCGCTGGCCCTCGTCGGTGTGCTCGTGGTAGGCCGCGGCGACGCGGATGCCGACGAACTCGCCGGCGGCACCCGCGGGAGGTTGGAGGGTAACGGCGTCCATGCCGCCGATGACCTCGAGGTATTCCTGCAGTCTGGCGAGCACCTCGAGGGTTCCCTGAATCGACTCTTCCGAGCGGTCCGGATGGACGAGCGCGCTCGGCAGGGACGCGACGTCCTCCGTGAACTTCGGGTTGTACTTCATCGTACACGACCCCAGCGGGTAGGGGCCGCTGTCGATGCCGTAGACCATCTGGGAGAGCCGCGTGTAGTGACGAACGAGTTCCGGTTCGGACGGGTCGGGTAACTCGAGGTCGTCTCTGGTCAGGTCCTCGGGAAGCGGCGACTCGTCGATCTCGACGCGGGTCCTGTCCTTCTCGACGAGCAACGGTTCGTACTGGCCGTTTCGAACGTACCGGGCCTGATCGTATCGCGAGCGGCCGCTCGGATCGACGGTTCCGGGCGCTTCCCGAGCGTTATCGTCGCTCATCAAAGCACCTCCTCGAGGGTCTCGACGAACGCATCGAGTTCGTCGTCCGTGACACCTGCGACGCAGAACTGCAGTTCGTGTTCGCCGACGACGTGTACTGCAAAGCCCTGGCGCTCGAGGTCGTCGGCGATCGCTTTCGCCGGTTGATCGACGTGGGCAACGAACTCGCGGAAGTGCCGCCGGTCGTGGACGGGCGCTTTGACGCCGACGAGCGCGTCGACGTCGGCGGCGAGCGATTCGGCTCGGGTAACACCTCGTTTTGCGAGTTCGATCATCCCGTCGGGGCCGAGTGCGGCCGCGTGGATCGCCGTCCGAAGTGCGACCCACGCCTGATTCGTACAGATGTTACTGGTCGCACGCTCGCGACGGATGTGCTGTTCTCGCGTCTGGAGCGTGAGCGTAAATGCCCGTCTGTCCGTCGCGTCTTCGCTCGCACCGACGAGTCGGCCCGGAACCTGCCGGAGGTACGACTCACGGGTCGCGAACAGCCCGAGACCCATCCCGTAGCTCGCGGGCAGACCGAGCACGCTCGCATCGCCGACGACGACGTCCGCACCCACATCGGCCGGTTTCTGGAGCAGCGAGAGCGCGATCGGATCGGTGCCGAGGACGAACAGCGCGTCGGCGTCGGCGGCGACCGCGCCGATTTCCGCGAGGTGCTCTTCGATCGTTCCCCGAATCGTTGGGTTTTCCGCGTAGATCATGATGGCCGTCTCGTCGACCGCCTCTTCGAGCGCCTCGAGATCGACATTTCCGTCGGCGGTCGCGTACGTCTCGACGGTGAGATCGGTGCCTTCGACGTAGTTCTCGAGGGTGCTCCGTCGGCCCTCGCTTAGGAGTTCGGGGATGAGCACGCGGTGGCCCGAGGTCGTCCGAACCCGTTTCGCGAGCGTCGCCGCTTCACCGAGCGCGCTCGCGGCGTCGTACATCGAGCAGTTCGCGATCGACAGTCCGGTGAGTTCGACGAGCAGCGACTGGTACTCAAACAACGCCTGCAAGAACCCCTGTGAAACCTCGGGCTGATACTGGGTGTAGGAGGTCAAAAACTCCGAGCGATTCGACAGGTGATCGACGACCGACGGAACGTAGTAGCCGTACTGCCCCCGTCCGAGCAGTTCCGTGAGGTCCGCGTTGCGCTGGAGTATCGTTCGAACTAACTGACGCGTTTCTCGTTCAGTTCGAGCGTCGATGCCGAACTCACCGTCGTACTGTACCGCCTCTGGGATGTCGAAGAGGTCTTCGACGGTGTCGGCACCGACCGCCTCGAGCATCGCCGTGAGGGTCTCGTCCGTGTGGGGAGCGTACGGACTCCCCGTGGCGTGTAATCCATTCATGAGTGAGGGAGGTCTCGGACGTACAAAAACGGTGTTCCAATTCCGCGACCGCCTGCAGAGCCAATCCGAGACACGTTAGCAGCTAGTATCGGGCAAGGGGTTATGAACACACCTGTTCGAAACTGGCCGCAAAATCGATCGGGAAAACTGGCGGTGTACAACGCCTGCTCGAGCCGGTATCGACAGTCGATCCGAGCCGGTATTGACGCCCGAAATTACTCGACGTACTCGTACTCCCGTTCGCCCATCCGTCCCCAACCGCCGAAGACGAACTCGCCGTCCGGAGCGGTCATCGGCTCGATATCGACGTCCATATCGTGGTTGTGTGCGTCGTGGATCTCCTCGTAATCGTCCCACGTCAATTCGTATCGGTCCGCGAGTTGTTCGTCGACGTTGAGCGCCTCGATCTCCGCAGCCCAGCCGTCCTGGACGATTTCCGTGTGGATTTCGGCCTGTGCACCGCTCCCGTAGGAGCCGACCGCAAGCGTCTGTCCGGCGAGGTCTTCTCCCTGCTCTACGGCGTATTTGAGCGCGCTGATCCGGGCGACGTGCACCGATCCCGTATACCAGTTGCCGACCTCTCGAGCGATCGTTAGCGTCGGATCGATCGTTTCGGCGTACCACTCCTGGTAGCGATCGGTCTCTTTGAGGCCGTCCATGTATTCCCGAAGCGCGTCGCGGAATTCGTCGTCGGTTTCGAACGCTTCCTGACGCGGTTGCCGACCGATCTCATCGGCAAGTTCGTCTTCGACGGCCGTATCGCGAATGATGTGGCGGTAGGCCAACATTGCAGCCTTTCGGACCATTCCGGGGAACGGCGTGTGGAACGGCACGAATCGAACGTCGTCGAGATGAAGTTCCCCTGCGACGCTCTGGTAATCGACCAACGCTTCGCGCATGCGGGCGAGGTACACCTGTACCGAGCGTTTGCCGTCGACGCTTGGGAACTGTTGGTTGGGCTTGAGAAAGTCGGTCTCGTCGGCCGACCCGTACCCCTGTTCGGTCGAGAGCGTGACCAGATCCGGGTCTTCGGTAATATACAGCGCGATCGCACCCGCCCCCTGAGTCGCTTCGCCGGGGTCGTCTCGAGCGTACAGCGCCGTATCGGTCGCGATTACGAGCGCGCCGCGGCCGCGATTTCGACCCGCGCGGATCCAGTTGTACGCGTCGTCCAAACTCTGGGTGCCGGCGATGCAGGCGAACTTCCGCTCGCCTTTGTTCGCGTGGTGGAAGTCGCCCTCGAAGACCGACTCGAGACAACCGGCGATGTACGTCGAGACCGGCTTGGAGTTGTCGAACGCGCTCTCGGTCGCGACGTCGATCCGACCGATATCGTCGGGCTCGAGGCCTTTTCGTTCCATCAATCGATGGGCAGCGTTTGCCCCCATCGTGACGATATCTTCGTAGCTATCGGGGAACGAACTGGCGTTCAATCCGAGCCCTTTGGTGTATTTTTCGGGGTCTTCGCCCTTCTCGGGGGCGAATACACCAGGCAGATCGAGTTTGAGGTTTCCGGTCCAGATTTCGACGGCGTCGATACCGACTGCGGTCATACTTCGATACTATGGGTCGTGATACATGGTATTGTCGTTTAGTGTTTCGACGACCGTCGATATGCGTTCGTACCGGCAGCTGGTCTGACGGGGAGATACCTGTCGTCGAATCACCGCTGGTCCGGGGATTCAGACCGGAACACGCGAGCGGCAGGCCCGGCAAGCAAGACTGCA contains the following coding sequences:
- the gcvPA gene encoding aminomethyl-transferring glycine dehydrogenase subunit GcvPA; this encodes MNGLHATGSPYAPHTDETLTAMLEAVGADTVEDLFDIPEAVQYDGEFGIDARTERETRQLVRTILQRNADLTELLGRGQYGYYVPSVVDHLSNRSEFLTSYTQYQPEVSQGFLQALFEYQSLLVELTGLSIANCSMYDAASALGEAATLAKRVRTTSGHRVLIPELLSEGRRSTLENYVEGTDLTVETYATADGNVDLEALEEAVDETAIMIYAENPTIRGTIEEHLAEIGAVAADADALFVLGTDPIALSLLQKPADVGADVVVGDASVLGLPASYGMGLGLFATRESYLRQVPGRLVGASEDATDRRAFTLTLQTREQHIRRERATSNICTNQAWVALRTAIHAAALGPDGMIELAKRGVTRAESLAADVDALVGVKAPVHDRRHFREFVAHVDQPAKAIADDLERQGFAVHVVGEHELQFCVAGVTDDELDAFVETLEEVL
- the hmgB gene encoding hydroxymethylglutaryl-CoA synthase produces the protein MTAVGIDAVEIWTGNLKLDLPGVFAPEKGEDPEKYTKGLGLNASSFPDSYEDIVTMGANAAHRLMERKGLEPDDIGRIDVATESAFDNSKPVSTYIAGCLESVFEGDFHHANKGERKFACIAGTQSLDDAYNWIRAGRNRGRGALVIATDTALYARDDPGEATQGAGAIALYITEDPDLVTLSTEQGYGSADETDFLKPNQQFPSVDGKRSVQVYLARMREALVDYQSVAGELHLDDVRFVPFHTPFPGMVRKAAMLAYRHIIRDTAVEDELADEIGRQPRQEAFETDDEFRDALREYMDGLKETDRYQEWYAETIDPTLTIAREVGNWYTGSVHVARISALKYAVEQGEDLAGQTLAVGSYGSGAQAEIHTEIVQDGWAAEIEALNVDEQLADRYELTWDDYEEIHDAHNHDMDVDIEPMTAPDGEFVFGGWGRMGEREYEYVE